The Syntrophobotulus glycolicus DSM 8271 DNA window ATCATCTTGAATTGCGTTTCTATGTATTTTTGGCTGTTTTAGCGGGGCTTTTGATTTATCTCGGCTTGTTCAGTAAACCGATCAAAAAAGTCATCACTGGTGTTTTTAATATCTTGAACCGGATCTATACCCAAATCATATGGATGATCTCATTTGTATTTAGAGCCGTCAAAAGTTTATTGGAGGGCGTGATGTCGGTACCCTTTTCTATTTTGCGCTGGCTGGCCTTATTGCTGTTTCGGATCGTAGAAGCGATTTATCGCAGTGTACATAGGACTAAAAGACTATGAATCTAAAGGAAAATTCAAATAAGGTTTATTGATTTTACTGAAAATCCAAAGTATAATAGCAGTAATTAACAATTCTTAACGGTTTTGTAGTTGATTTGTACACAGTATGTGGATAATATGTGGATATTAACTCTCCAGAGCAGTGGGATGTGCCGGGATGCATGTTGAAATAAGAGGTTTGGAAAGATTAAGCTTTCGGGAGCGTCAGGCGGTTATCCTGAAAGAGAGCGGAAATTCAATTGAAAAAATAGCCCGGATCTTAAAAATCAGTACGAGCTCGGTTTCAACGATTCTTGCGCGGGCGAAGACAAAAGGCTATCAGATTATAGCCATTATCCCCGAAAATGAATTAGGGCTTGAAGAGACGTTGACGGAGGAAAGGATTTCTGATGAAAGCAGCAGTCAAGAGCAAGAAGAAGATGATTAATAAAACAAAAAAAGCGAAGAAAAAAAAACTTAATCCGGTAGGCTTTATTTTTTTCAGCATCATCTTGTTTCTGGCTGTAAGCTGGACGTACAAGCTTATTCAGACTGATTATGCCGTAGAAGTGGAGAAGGCTGGACTCAACCAGAAAAAGCAGGATTTGATCGCTAAGAACGAACAAATCCGCAATGAGATTGAGCAGTTGAATACTCCTGAATATATTGAACAGCTGGCCAGAGAAAAGATTGGATTGGTGCGTAAAGGAGAAATCATGGTCGCCCCTAAAAACACAGAACCGTAGAAAGATGGTCAATAGAAGAGGAACCCTGCTTGCCTGGTAAGTTGAAGGAAGCAGGGTTTATTTATGCTGAGCAGATGGCGTAAGAATATGTCTCATCACAAATATTACTGGGGAAAGGACAAGAACAAAAGGCCTCAGCGGGAGAAAAGCAAGAGAAAAAGAATTTGCTGACATAAATTGATCCCGGGTTAGACAAGCTTCGCTAAAAGCATAAGCTATAATAATGCCATCAAATGTAAGGGGTGGCATTATGGCGGAATGGGCTCCGGCACGAGCCGGCTTTATGAAGAAACAGACAAATATCATACTGGGTCATCTCATTTGGGCTCTGGGCGGCATCCTTTTTGCCAGGGCCAATATTGAAGGGATTTTCGCCTTTGGCACAGCATATTTGGCCTTATTGATCCTGAAAGGAGAAAAAAACATTGTCACAGGGCTGGCGGGGATCATCATAGGGAGCCTTACCGTTCAAAACTACTCACTGCTTGCCTGCCTGGGCGGGGAAACATTGCTTTATTATTTGGTTTTGAAGAACAAGAAAAAGGATAAGAATAAAGCTCTGATTCTGGGAGCTGCCGTATTAGGGGCGAGCTTTCTGAGCGGAGTGTTATTGTTTCTCTGGATGAAAGGCCTAAATACTGAAGAAATCATCAGAGTATCGGCAAGAGCTCTGATCGCTGCCGCCTTTTCTCTTTTGCTTGATCACGCATTAGCCGATCATCATCATATTTTAAAAGCTACCGAAAAGAAGGAAATGAGTATAACCCTGTTAATTGTGATATCAATAGCTTTGAGCGGACTAAATCAAGTCGTGTTTGGATATGCCAATCTGCAGATCATTCTCGTGTCTTTTCTGGTGCTTTCGATCGCTTCCAGGTTTGGAGCGGGTCTGGGCGCGGGAGCCGGTGCAGTACTGGGTTTTCTGCTGCAGTGGAATTTCGGCCCGGAAAGCCTGATCAATGCGGGGTTGTATGGACTGAGTGGATTTATTGCCGGAGGGTTTGGAAAATTCGGCAAGCCAATCACCTGTGTTGCCTATGTTTCCGCAGTCCTGATGTTTACCTTTTTTGTGAACAGCTTGATCATTCCCATGCATCTCTTATCTTCAGGTCTCGGCCTTTTGCTTTTTTTACTCCTTCCTCAGGGCGGGCCTAAGACCAATATTCTAAAGAAAAGAGTTGTTCCTGAGATTGAAACAACGGTAAGTAAAGTAAAAACTTTAGCGGAGATTTTCGACCAATTGGCTTTCGGTCTGCATGCGGCGGGGGTGGAATCCTGCAGATTGAAGCCGGAGGTTCCTGAGCTGATGAATATGCTGGTTGAGAGGATTTGTAAAAATTGCCCCAATATGAGTTATTGCTGGGAAAAAGAGTTTTATAAAACATATAATCATCTGTTTGATCTTTTTATTAAATTGGAAAATGAAGAAAGTATAGAAACGGATCATCTGCCGGGAGAATGGAGAAAGACCTGCGGACGCTTTCAGGAGGTTATCCTCGCTGCCAGGTTCATTTTAGACCAGCAAAAAGACAGGGAGACTTGGCAGAAAAGAATGGCCCTAAATAAAGATGCGTTGGCAAAACAATACAAGAGTGTTTCAGATGTCATTGGTCATTTGGCCCAGGAACTGCATTCAAGGCATAATCAGGAAGAAGGAAGGCCATTGGTTTGGGGCCGCCAGCAAAAAAATCTGATCGATATCGGAATCGGAACCTTTGTCAAAGAAGGAAATGGAATCAGCGGGGATAATTTTAATGCAGTGCCCCTGTCTTCAACAAAAATGGCTCTTATTGTCTGTGACGGGATGGGAGTCGGTGAGGAAGCGGCCAGAATGAGTTCAGCAGCTCTGACCATATTGGAGCAATTGTTAAGCACGGGATTTGAACCTGAGGGGGCTGTTAAAGCACTGAATTCTATCCTTGTTTTAAGGTCTCCGGAAGAAAGTTTTGTTACGGTTGATATGGCAATATTGGATGTTCAAGAACAAAAAGGCAGAATAATCAAGATTGGAGCTGCGCCATCCTATGTTAAAGATGGTTCCGATGTCAAGGTGCTAAGTACATCAAGCCTGCCCGCGGGAATTTTTAATGAAATAGAGATACCCGTTGTTGAAATCAGCTTTACGGATGAAATCCTGATCCTTCTGACTGATGGTGTGATTGACGCGGGGAAGAACATTGATGTTCATCGGGACTGGCTCAAGGACATGTTAGAGAAAACAGCGGTCTGCACGGCACAGGAAATGGCTGAAAAGATTATAGAAGAAGCAAAAAAAATGGCTAATCATAAAATGGAGGACGATGGAATAGTCCTGGTGGTAAAAAAGAAAGAAAAAACCTTTGACAAAAATAAATCGTCAATGGAAAATAAGCATTAAGATGAAGGAATAGGTTACGTCATGCCGGAGGAAGACAGATGTATGCGAGACTGAAAAAAGATATTTTACCAATCCTGGTTCCTTCGGGGTCGAGAATTTTGGTGGCTGTATCAGGAGGGCCTGATTCTATCGCGCTCTGGCATATTCTAGACCGCTATGCCCGGGAGGAAAAAAGCGATATCTCCCTGGTCATCAGTCATATTCATCATGGGGTCAGGAGAGAGTCTGATCAAGAAGAGGAGATGGTCAGAAAACTGGCGGGAAAGTTTGAAACAGAGCTTTCTGTCCACAGATTTAAGGCCAAGGACTATGCGGACAAAAGCAAAAAGTCATTTCAGGAAGCGGCGCGGGAGTGGCGTTATGCCCGTTTTCAGGAAGATAAAGACAAATATCAATGTCATTTGATTGCAACGGCCCATCATTTGGGTGATCAGGCAGAAACACTTTTATACAGGCTGCTTAGAGGGAGCGGAACATCAGGTCTGGGGGGGATATACCCTTCAGCAGGAGAGATCATCAGACCTTTGCTGACGGTAAGCAAACAAGAAATCTTGGCATACTGTGAAGCGGAGGGTCTTTCTTTTGCTTTGGATCAAAGCAATTTTGAGCCGGTTTATGTCCGGAATAAAATCAGGCTGGAATTATTGCCGATACTGAAAAAAAACTACAACAGCAGAATAGAGGAAGCATTGGGCAGGACCGCGGAGCTTTTGCGTTGGGACGAAGAATATATCCAGACTCAGGTTGTTGCACTCTGGAGCAGGTATTGCCTGGAGGAAGATGGGAGGAGGATTGTATTTTCTCGTGAAGCGTGGCAAGAGCCGAATGCGGTATTATCCAGGCTGCTCCGCCTGGCGGCGGAAAAGATCAATGGTGATCCGCGGGGATTGGAGTTTAAGTTGATCAAAACCTTAATGGAAGAAGGATGGCAACAGGACTGGCAGCAGGATCTTCCCGGGATAAAGGTCTGCGGAATGAAGGAAGGCCTGGTTTTTTTGCGCAGGGAGATAAAAAGTGAAGAAAAAGATCATAATAAAAAAGAGAACATTCCGGCAGAGAGAGAGAGGCAAAAGCATGAAGTGCAATTGGAGAAAAACAGGTGGAACAGCAGTAACGAATTAGGGATAAAGGTGCTGCTGTCCCAGGAGTCAAAGACAGATCAACAATGTTTGTCGACAGTTCTCAGCGGCAATGCATTAGAGAGACTGGAGGTTCCTTTGGTATGCAGGGCGCGTAAAAACGGAGACAGAATGTTTTGGCGGGGGATCGGCCATAAAGCAATCAAAAAAGTCTTTCAGGAGCATGGCATTACAGGTGAAGAACGCAGAAAAATCCCCCTGATTGCTGTCGGATCTCTTGTTATCTGGATACCCGGAGTGTGTCGCAGTGACAGTCTGCTTCCCCAAAATGAGGACGAGGAGAAGTGGTTTTGTCTTATCCGGCACATCCCCCGGAGCCTACTTTGAATTGATTGTAAAATAATTTTCGGCATGATATAATACTAATATTGTTTAAAAGGCAGAAGTTTATGTGGATAGTTGTTTTCCGTTAGAGAGGAGGATCTGCGGAATTGAAAATATTTAAAAATGTAGCCATTTATGTTTTTATTCTTTTGCTTGCGGTTTTACTGTTAAAAGTCGTCAATCCTCCCGCCGAAACCAGTGCCAAACTGGATTATAGCGGGTTTAAAAAAGCGGTAAGCGAGAATAAGGTAAGCAATGTTTCCATAGTAGTCACCGACCTGACGTATAAATACACCGTGACGATGACGGATGGGACAAAAAATGAGGTATCCGGTCCGAAAAATGACCAGAAGCTCATTGATGATCTGGCAGTCCTGAATGTTCCTTCAACCTATGAAGAGCCGCAGGGAGCACCCTGGTGGTTTTCCGCTCTGCCTACTTTACTCATGCTGGTGTTTATCTTTGGCTTGGTTTTCTATATGATGCAGCAAACTCAGGGCGGTGGCAGCAAGGTTATGCAGTTTGGCAAAAGCCGGGCCAGGTTAGTGACCGAAGACAAAAAAACAACATTCAAAGATGTCGCCGGAGCGGATGAAGTAAAAGAAGAATTGGAAGAAATCGTTGATTTCTTAAAATCTCCCCGTAAGTTTAATGAAATAGGGGCGAAGATTCCGAAAGGAGTTCTCCTATTCGGCCCTCCGGGAACAGGAAAAACCCTTCTGGCTAAAGCGGTATCCGGTGAGGCCGGGGTTCCTTTCTTTAGCATCAGTGGTTCCGATTTCGTGGAAATGTTTGTCGGGGTAGGGGCTTCCCGTGTCCGAGACTTGTTTGAGCAGGCCAAAAAGAGTGCTCCATGTATTGTCTTTATTGATGAAATTGACGCGGTTGGCAGACAACGTGGAGCGGGACTCGGCGGTGGACATGACGAGCGCGAGCAAACCTTGAATCAGCTTCTGGTTGAAATGGACGGGTTTAACGGGAATGAAGGAATTATTATCGTTGCGGCGACGAACAGACCGGATATCCTGGACCCGGCCCTTTTAAGACCCGGGCGTTTTGACAGGCAGATTGTTGTCAGTGTGCCAGACGTCAAAGGCAGAGAAGAAATTCTGGCAGTCCATGCCAAAGGGAAGCCTTTGGCCGGTGATGTTGATCTGAGTGTATTGGCCCGCAGGACACCAGGGTTCACCGGGGCGGACCTGGCCAATCTGTTTAATGAAGCGGCGCTGTTGACAGCGAGGCGGAACGAAAAAGCTGTCTCCATGAAGGCTTTGGAAGATTCTATTGAACGGGTGATTGCCGGTCCTGAGAAAAAAAGCCGGGTGATCAGTGAGTATGAAAAAAAACTGGTTTCTTATCACGAAGCGGGCCATGCCCTGCTCGGGGAATATTTGCCCCATACTGATCCTTTGCACAAGGTGTCGATCATTCCACGGGGCCGGGCCGGCGGATACACTTTGCTTTTGCCGAAAGAAGACCGCAATTATATGACAAAGTCCCAGCTTTTGGACCAGGTGACAATGTTGCTCGGAGGCCGGGTTGCTGAAGCTTTGGTGCTTCATGAAATCAGTACAGGAGCATCAAATGACCTGGAAAGAGCAACCGGGACGGTAAGAAAAATGATTACCGAGTTAGGGATGTCGGATGAACTGGGTCCTGTAACATTTGGTCATAAAGAGGAACAGGTGTTTTTGGGAAGGGATATCGCAAGGGACCGCAACTATAGTGAGGCCGTAGCCCAGGCTATTGATAACGAAGTCCGCAGAATGATTGATGAGTGTTATCAAAAGGCTCAGGATATTATCAATGAGAAGATGGATATTCTCCATGCAATTGCCCAGGCGCTCATGGAAAATGAAACATTGGAAGCACCTGAGTTTCAGAAAATCGTTTCACGCTTTGATTCAAGCAATCTGAAGGAAAGAAGAATGGAAAAGATTGAGGAACACAGTCCTGAAGAAGGTACCGGTGCTTCCGGAAACGGCAATGAGGAGAATAAAGTGGTTGAAGGTAAAATAAGCGGTTTTCCGGAAGTGGAAATATAAATCATAAACTATACAAAAGGAAGGTTATGGCATGTCGGAAAGGACTTTTCTATTATTGAAACCTGATGCGATACAAAGAGGTTTGATCGGAGAAATTATTTCCCGGTTTGAAAAAAAAGGACTGAAATTAGCAGGGCTTAAGCTGCTGAGTGTCAGCAGAGAATTGGCTGAAGAACATTACGCGGAGCACAAAGGAAAAGGTTTTTTTGAACCGACTGTAAGCTATATTATGTCTGCTCCTGTTGTTGCCATGGTTTGGGAAGGCCCGGAAGCGGTTGCATTGTGCCGAACGATGATGGGGGCGACCAATCCGAAGAATGCTGATCCCGGTTCAATCAGGGGCAGCTATGCGGTAGATATCAGCCGCAATATCATCCATGGATCGGATTCTGTTGAAAGTGCCGTTCGAGAGATTGCTTTATATTTTAAATCTGAAGAAATTTTGGACTATGCAAAAGCTGGGGAAGAATGGCTGAGTGAGTGAAAGCAGAGACACCCGAAAGGGTGTCTTTTTTAATAAACAGGAGTGGTTGAAATGCGGTTAAAGAACAATACCGGGTTGAAAATTATTTCCATCGTAGCATTGCTCACGGGGCTTTTTTTATCTTTAGTGATCAAAGTTTATTATCAGCAGCAGGATAAGAACACTGCGCAAGAAGCCGCAATCCCAAGCTTAATGCAGCTTGAGATTGAAAACGAACAGTTGGCCAAAGAAAATCAAAAACTGACCGAACAATTACACAAGATTGAGTCCGGTCAAAACACCCGGCAGTGGGATGACGCCATGATGAATGCCGGGCTTGTAGCGCTTAAAGGGCCGGGGATAAAGATTACTTTGGATGACGCCAAAAACCAGTCTGATCCTCAGGGATTCAATGTTATTCATGAAGAATACCTGCGAGAACTGATTAACATCCTTTGGAACGGCGGA harbors:
- a CDS encoding sigma factor-like helix-turn-helix DNA-binding protein — encoded protein: MHVEIRGLERLSFRERQAVILKESGNSIEKIARILKISTSSVSTILARAKTKGYQIIAIIPENELGLEETLTEERISDESSSQEQEEDD
- the ndk gene encoding nucleoside-diphosphate kinase, whose amino-acid sequence is MSERTFLLLKPDAIQRGLIGEIISRFEKKGLKLAGLKLLSVSRELAEEHYAEHKGKGFFEPTVSYIMSAPVVAMVWEGPEAVALCRTMMGATNPKNADPGSIRGSYAVDISRNIIHGSDSVESAVREIALYFKSEEILDYAKAGEEWLSE
- a CDS encoding SpoIIE family protein phosphatase codes for the protein MAEWAPARAGFMKKQTNIILGHLIWALGGILFARANIEGIFAFGTAYLALLILKGEKNIVTGLAGIIIGSLTVQNYSLLACLGGETLLYYLVLKNKKKDKNKALILGAAVLGASFLSGVLLFLWMKGLNTEEIIRVSARALIAAAFSLLLDHALADHHHILKATEKKEMSITLLIVISIALSGLNQVVFGYANLQIILVSFLVLSIASRFGAGLGAGAGAVLGFLLQWNFGPESLINAGLYGLSGFIAGGFGKFGKPITCVAYVSAVLMFTFFVNSLIIPMHLLSSGLGLLLFLLLPQGGPKTNILKKRVVPEIETTVSKVKTLAEIFDQLAFGLHAAGVESCRLKPEVPELMNMLVERICKNCPNMSYCWEKEFYKTYNHLFDLFIKLENEESIETDHLPGEWRKTCGRFQEVILAARFILDQQKDRETWQKRMALNKDALAKQYKSVSDVIGHLAQELHSRHNQEEGRPLVWGRQQKNLIDIGIGTFVKEGNGISGDNFNAVPLSSTKMALIVCDGMGVGEEAARMSSAALTILEQLLSTGFEPEGAVKALNSILVLRSPEESFVTVDMAILDVQEQKGRIIKIGAAPSYVKDGSDVKVLSTSSLPAGIFNEIEIPVVEISFTDEILILLTDGVIDAGKNIDVHRDWLKDMLEKTAVCTAQEMAEKIIEEAKKMANHKMEDDGIVLVVKKKEKTFDKNKSSMENKH
- the tilS gene encoding tRNA lysidine(34) synthetase TilS produces the protein MYARLKKDILPILVPSGSRILVAVSGGPDSIALWHILDRYAREEKSDISLVISHIHHGVRRESDQEEEMVRKLAGKFETELSVHRFKAKDYADKSKKSFQEAAREWRYARFQEDKDKYQCHLIATAHHLGDQAETLLYRLLRGSGTSGLGGIYPSAGEIIRPLLTVSKQEILAYCEAEGLSFALDQSNFEPVYVRNKIRLELLPILKKNYNSRIEEALGRTAELLRWDEEYIQTQVVALWSRYCLEEDGRRIVFSREAWQEPNAVLSRLLRLAAEKINGDPRGLEFKLIKTLMEEGWQQDWQQDLPGIKVCGMKEGLVFLRREIKSEEKDHNKKENIPAERERQKHEVQLEKNRWNSSNELGIKVLLSQESKTDQQCLSTVLSGNALERLEVPLVCRARKNGDRMFWRGIGHKAIKKVFQEHGITGEERRKIPLIAVGSLVIWIPGVCRSDSLLPQNEDEEKWFCLIRHIPRSLL
- the yabQ gene encoding spore cortex biosynthesis protein YabQ, yielding MLFKIIVSGIAVGLAFDVYRIIRWKLQTGKVLTFFGDLLFSMSASMIMILFVVEANHLELRFYVFLAVLAGLLIYLGLFSKPIKKVITGVFNILNRIYTQIIWMISFVFRAVKSLLEGVMSVPFSILRWLALLLFRIVEAIYRSVHRTKRL
- the ftsH gene encoding ATP-dependent zinc metalloprotease FtsH, with translation MKIFKNVAIYVFILLLAVLLLKVVNPPAETSAKLDYSGFKKAVSENKVSNVSIVVTDLTYKYTVTMTDGTKNEVSGPKNDQKLIDDLAVLNVPSTYEEPQGAPWWFSALPTLLMLVFIFGLVFYMMQQTQGGGSKVMQFGKSRARLVTEDKKTTFKDVAGADEVKEELEEIVDFLKSPRKFNEIGAKIPKGVLLFGPPGTGKTLLAKAVSGEAGVPFFSISGSDFVEMFVGVGASRVRDLFEQAKKSAPCIVFIDEIDAVGRQRGAGLGGGHDEREQTLNQLLVEMDGFNGNEGIIIVAATNRPDILDPALLRPGRFDRQIVVSVPDVKGREEILAVHAKGKPLAGDVDLSVLARRTPGFTGADLANLFNEAALLTARRNEKAVSMKALEDSIERVIAGPEKKSRVISEYEKKLVSYHEAGHALLGEYLPHTDPLHKVSIIPRGRAGGYTLLLPKEDRNYMTKSQLLDQVTMLLGGRVAEALVLHEISTGASNDLERATGTVRKMITELGMSDELGPVTFGHKEEQVFLGRDIARDRNYSEAVAQAIDNEVRRMIDECYQKAQDIINEKMDILHAIAQALMENETLEAPEFQKIVSRFDSSNLKERRMEKIEEHSPEEGTGASGNGNEENKVVEGKISGFPEVEI
- a CDS encoding DUF881 domain-containing protein; this translates as MRLKNNTGLKIISIVALLTGLFLSLVIKVYYQQQDKNTAQEAAIPSLMQLEIENEQLAKENQKLTEQLHKIESGQNTRQWDDAMMNAGLVALKGPGIKITLDDAKNQSDPQGFNVIHEEYLRELINILWNGGAEAIAVNDQRVTSHTEIFCSGSYIQINGTRQMPPYIITAIGNQSNLQSALNFYGWDKLGEYQQQYGITRKLDVPPVEAVTVPAGILYRYQFAQAAKES
- a CDS encoding FtsB family cell division protein, with the translated sequence MKAAVKSKKKMINKTKKAKKKKLNPVGFIFFSIILFLAVSWTYKLIQTDYAVEVEKAGLNQKKQDLIAKNEQIRNEIEQLNTPEYIEQLAREKIGLVRKGEIMVAPKNTEP